The sequence CCGGTATCGTCGCCCAACACCAaggaagctggagatggtATCTGAGGATCCTTTCGATTGCTACCAGTCTCAACCTACTGGCGTCTATTCTCATGCTTCCCGAGACTACCCACAAGCCAGAGCTGATAAACGACACTGGATCGGACTCTGGAACGTCTAATCCGAAGGCGACAAGCTCTATCGTTGAGAACGCCCCAACCACAGCGACCACGCCCGAGCCTTCTGTCTCATCTCGAGCCGAGTGGATATCGCTATCCTTTACAAAGAAACCCATGCCGCTGGAATGGAGCCGAGCACTTCCGTCTTTCTTCGAACCGCTGCAGATGCTGATCGTGCCTCGAGTTCTGGTTACTGTCTATGTCTTTGGACTTACCATCGGCTGGACAGTGATTATCTCGATCCTGTTGGGTATGACATATGCCCAGCCACCGTTGCTATGGGGCTCACAGTCAATTGGCCTCCTCAATGTTGCACCTCTGTTGGGTCTCCTTATTGGGCTTCCATTTGGCGGCTACCTTTCAGACCTTTTGTTTATACGATCTGCgaaggacggcaagggcCCTAGCCCTGCAAGCCGACTTCCGGTTGCTCTTCTCGGCATGCTCATCAGTCCTTCAGGCTGCTTGGTTATTGGCTACGGTCTCAAACACCCAGACACCTGGATCCAAGTGTGTGTAGGATGGGGTATGCTGGCCTTTGGATTGACAGCCTCAGCAAACGTCCTGCTTGCTTACGCTGTTAATACCATCCCATCACGTGCTGGAGACATCGGAGTGCTTGTCAATTTCATGAAGAACACGGTTGCTTTTGGAGTATCGTATGCTTCACTTCCTTGGATGAATGGAGTCGGTCCCGTCAAGCAGTTTGCTACAATGGCAGCGCTCCTCTGGCTTGGATATCTGATGGTTTTTCCGGTTTGGTTGCATGGCAAGACTCTCTTTAAGAGATCATACACCAGCTCTCTTGCTTGATAGTATAGCTGGTCATCCGCATCATTTAGTTAGCAGATAACTAGAAATCTTAGCAAGTTTCCTTCTAAATagggtatttattactactacATGCAGACTattccctaatatattacgAAATATGTCTAATAGAACCATGCGCTGCGATTTCTCTTGAAATAGTCTCCCGTGTAATGCAAATATTAACTCATCTCATTCCTTTTCTTAGGTACTTGTAATCCTAAGTTATCACTACTTTTATTTAACCTTAGATGCTTATGACATAGGGCGAAAATGAGGcagccgagaagctcaaACCGCTTTTCCGCTTGGACGCCCGGTCTGGTGCCTCCTTGCTGAGCGACCTGGATCGACGGGTCTTGTGCCGCGTACTCAATCAAGTTGGATAGGGGATTTTGTTCATCAAGGCGGTCGACGCCGAAGAGGAGCCGCTGGAAGAGATTCCTCTGCGAGAGGATGACGAGCCCACATACTAGGGCTGGATGAGAATGGAGACGCTGGAGCTGTGGAGTGAGCTAGAGTTTTGCCGAGGTTACGAATGCATGGCCCGGACGCTGCATCAAGCGGACCTTGATGAGCAAGTGTGAGAAGGGAGCGACGCACATTGAGTGCTAGTACTTGGACGACTCGCTCGATAATGACTGTCACTTCTTGTGGCACTAGTCCCGTCTTGCACGACGCTTCGTCAAAGTCCTTTCATACAGAGACTAGGCTGGATCCTCCGGTTTCAAAGTTCGTCATGAGGGCATCTCCACTCAACTACTGGGTCCAGATGTGTTGTCAAATATTGAAATACGTGGAATAATGCAAATGCGACTAGTACTGTCATCACATTCTCTTACCACGTGCACTCATTCACAGGGACGCCAACTTGCCAGGGAGCGGTGTTTGCATGCGGACGGAAGGCATGGGCAAGTCAGAGCACGCATCGTCTTAGAATCTACTTGCAGTTGGAGAAAATGCATGTCTTGGACAATATCCCCCACAAATCCCATTGGCTATCCGGACATtgaatatatagcttttattaccTTTCTTTGAGCTTCCAACCTCTGAGGCTAATACAAAAATTCTACATATTGGGCCAGATTGTATACGGAACACGCAGTTATGCTGGTTATTCTACTCATGTAAGAGGCCGCATTTGCCAATATCTCGTTGAGCCAATTTACAATAAACTTGTGTTTGACCCTCATGGCCATTATATGGACTGGAAAAGCCGGGGAACCATCGGTGTGGACCACCCGTTCATTAACCGAGTCCCGAAACTCTATTCTCTTACCATCCGGGCTCGCTTCCGCCAATCTCCTTCCCGATCGGGTTTATTGTCCTCCGTCTTGTTGTAAATCCGATCTGGCCTTATGCAGCGTTTTTTGCCAAGTTGTAAATCCGATACAGGGCTATGTGTCAATATTTCCGAGACTCATCCCTCGTGTACTGGTGGTGCTGTTTTCTTATACCAAGTACGTATATCTAGTGAGGCCGTGGAAGCATTGTGCTGGATTCATAGACGAACAAGAACTTGCAGTTGATACCGCCACacttttttcctttctcctCTCGCCTACTCCTATTATCGGTATCCTCGCTCAAATGCCTTCTGTACTTCCCAAAGACACCGACGGTCGGCCTTTTGTGGCTTGCATCATCGATGGCCAGCCCCTCGCCAAGTCTCACCGACCATACATTCCCATCTTCTCTTCCCAGAAACAGGAGACTGTTCATTTCAGCCAGTCTGTCGATGCCAGCACCGCTGTCTTGGCCGTCGAGTCTTCGTGGAAAGCCTTTCAAACTTACCGGAAGACTCCAATCGATGACAGACGCCGCTTGCTAACCAAGGCTGCAGAGCTCTTTGACAACGGAATCAGCGATGCAATGCACCGCCAGATGACCGAAACCAGTTGCAACGAGGACTGGGCAAAGATAAATGCTGGTAGCATGTCTGTTATTTGTCAAGAGTTGGCCGCTGCCTTGGAGAATCTCTTGGACCCGGCTCACGATGAACGGAGCATTGTGGTGAGAGAACCGATTGGACCGGTTCTGTCCATCATTCCGTATGTCAATCTCAAGGCAactttatttctatattctTGCTGATGTTTTATTCCGCAGGTGGAATGGCGCGCTTTTGCTTGCTGTCCGCGCCGTGGCGACCGCTCTGGCTGCTGGCTGCACTGTGATTCTCAAGGCCTCAGAGATGTGCCCCTGGACGCATCAGTTTGTCGCAGAAACCTTTCTCGAAGCAGGATTTCCGAAAGGCTCTGTCAATCTCATTGTGTCGTCACGTGGAACAGCAGCGGAAATCACTGAGACCATCATCTCGCATCCCCACCTGCGCAAGATTGAGTTCATCGGAAGTCCAGTAGTAGGTAGATCTATTGGGACCATGGCAGCAAAATACCTGAAGCCTACGATCATGGAGCTCGGGGACCAGAGCCCTCTTATCGTCCTTGAAGACGCCGACTTGTCTAAGGCAGCCCAAGCTTGTGCTCAAGGGGCGACGCTGCTTCATGGCCAGGTATGTTTCTCGACGGAACGCGTAATTGTTGTTTCATCGGTCAAGGACAAGTTCTATtccctcctcgccgaggccTTCGATGCGCTGCCCTCGGCTGGTTTTGCAGTTTCCAATACCTTTGCCGATAAAGCGTATGTGGCAGTCCAAGATGCACTGTCACGGGGGGCTAGAGTTGTCGCCGGCAGCTCTCAGCGGCATGGTCCGGCATCAATGGCAtcttccatcttggcagGTGTGCCACGGGGGTCAATCTTGTCAAGCCAGGAAGGCTTCGCACCTACCGCCTTTGTTGTTGAAGTCGAGAACGATAAAGAAGCCATTGCCGAAGCAAACTCGCGAGAGGGAGGCATGTCGGCGGCGATTTTTACGAGTAACCGAGGACGAGCCATTGCCTTGGCCAAAGAGCTGGAGTTCGGAATGGTCCAGATCAACGACATGACCTTGGCCATCAAGCGTAAGTTCTTCCTATTCCTATTGATGCTTGATTTACTGATGTCATGCTTCCTGCAGCGAGTATCAAGGGGCCCGCAACTTGTACCAAGGGCAGTGGATGGGGTTGTGCTGGTGGGAAATATGGAATCAAAGAGTTTACTCACTACAAAGCTATCACTTTTGGAGATTAGAGTTCCATACAAAAGAGGGAAAGGCCTACACTGGTCGCATTGGTTAGTTAAAGAAAGAGCCTCAATGTGACAACGTCGACTCAGCCAGCCCTGTCAAATGTCTGCCACGTGAAACAAGCAACTTCTGAGTCTGGCGCGAAGAAAATTTGACCAACCACAAGAAACAGTAAGCAATCCACAGTAACATGTCCGAAATTACTGTGGATTCTGCTTCCAATTTTTGTTGATAGCCTGTGAATAGCGTGCCGCACTATTGGCGCCCATTGTGGACTGCCAGAGTCTGGACCTCGTGGCTTGACTGCCAACATCTGCCAACAGTTCGATCAACACCATAATCGTTAAAAAACGCAGCATTCTCCTCGATTGAATGGACTGAAACGGCTTTGTAAGCCGAGCCGAAGGTGAACACATAGACAGGCTCTGGCAGAGGTCGCGATGCAAGAACTGAGATGCTATCTACGAGATGAAGTGTTGACAGAATGCCCCATAGCGCTGATGGCTGGCATAGGTAGACAATAGTTCTAGAAGTGTCAATCAAACCACCGGAGAATCGTACGTTTGGGATAAAGCGCTTCCTAATAGAGCGGTCAGAATGCGAGGCCGTCGTTTAGACATAAGGGGCTCCTCTCGCTCAGGAAAAGCCTCGCTATATGAAGAGAACTAGTCCAGCACCATTGCCTGCAGCTGAAGCCGACAGCCGGCCGTTTGCTTGGTGTGGCGCCAAAGGCGCTCGATAGTCAACGGGGTTGATTATTATGGCTTCGCAGAAGAGTCCGCCTTGCAATAGCGACAAGCTGAATGCCTCAGTCAGGACGCACTACCAAAACCCACGACCTGTATTCGGATTCTTGGGTCCACTATGTTAGGGGATCACCGAAGGCCCGTTGAGTCTAGACAAACCTCACAAAGGGTTTATCACCAGGCTGTTGCCCGCCAAACCGCAACGTCCACAAATTCAACTTGGAACCTCCCATCTTGTCATCCAACCTTTACAATCGTTTTAAAACTTCGACAAGATGCGTTTCGTCGGCACGTTCGCGGCCTTGGCCCTGGCCGGTTCCGTTTCGGCCGGCCCCTGCAGACCTGGCTCTTCCTCGACTCTGAGCGCTACCACTTCAAGCGCGTCTGCCACCTCCACCTCGGGCCATGGATCAGGACCTATCGTCAACGAGATCGAGGGTGGAGACTTCCGAAGGAGGTCCAACTCGCCCAGCGGCATCTCCAACTTTGTTGTTGAAGGCCAGGGCAGCTACGTCGAGGGTGGAGGTTACACTGGCGGCGGAAGCACGGAGCAGAACTGTGCTAGCCTTGAGGCTGCCAGTACCCAGCCTGGCCCAGGGAAGCGAGATGTGGGACAGTATGCGGTTATCTCTCAACAGCTCACCAACCTCCAGGCTGGATCAGCCTACACTGTCCAGTTCTTTTACGCTGTTCAGTCCAGTGCTCAGTCTGGCGCCTGCAGAATTGAGGCTTCCTTTGGGTCCAACGTCTTCACCTCGACCCCTTACTTCCCTAGCTCCAACACACCTTCTTCGTGGGCTTCTTCCACTGTTTCGACCAACATTCAGGTCACCCAGGGACAGATGAGCTTCGCCCTGACCTGTGTCGGTGGTGGCTCTGCTCAGGTCTACATCGACTCCATCTTTGTCTCGAACCTGGTGACTCCTGAGACTATTGGCGACGCCGATCTTGTGTTTGATGCTGCTGGTACCGAAACCAGCCAGCTTCCTTCTGCCACCAGCACTGAGGCCGCCACCGAGACCAACACTGAAGCCACTACTGAGACTACGTCTGAAGCCACGTCTGAAGCTACCACTGAGGCTGCCACTGATGCTACTAGTGTGGCTTCAACCGATGCCGCCAGCTCCGACTCGGCTACCGAAGCGACTACTGAGTCGAGCACTGAGACCACTACTGAGGAGGGAAACACCTCAGAGACTGTCCCGGCCTCTGAATCCACTTCTGAGGAACAGGGCACTTCTGCTACCGAAACTGCAACCGAGACAGACTCTAAAGAGAGTACTTCCGTTGCCAGCACGGCATCGGAGACGACCATTGAAGAGACCACTTCAGTTGCCGCCACATCAACCGAGACCAGTGCCGAGGAGACTGCTTCCACAACCGAGACCGGAGCTAAAGAGACCACAACTACGCAAGAGACTACCTTCTCCACCACTGCTTTAGAGACCAGCACCGAGGCGGAGGAGACCACATCCGAGACCCTGATCCCAACCTCTACCACTCCCACATCTACCCAGCTCATCTGCCCCTCAGGCGTGTCCGCTCCCGGAGGTTGCTACGTCCCCGACGAAGTCCCCGGAACACCAACCTGCTTCCAAGTCGGCTTCGTCTCTGGAGCCGTAGATGTCCAGTACCAGGACATGAAGACTCCCGTCCAAGAGTGGCAAACCTGCGCTTCCGCCTGTGCCGACAAGCCAGGCTGTCTCTCTTTCGGATACGACGACGAGAACCCCAACAGGTATTGCGCTCTATACGCATCTAAGCTGGATTGGTCTTTCGCCCCAATGAGTCGAGGTCTTACCTGGACTGAGATGGACTGCATCAAGTGCATTGAGTGCGAGGATGCCCCTATTCCTACTGAGACTGGTGTCGCTGAAGCCGGAGATCCGCCGGTTCAGCCTGAGACCCAAACATTGGATACGAGTTTTTAGTTAGACATAGCTCATAGACAATTTTTTCGATCAATATTTTATAGAACATGTACATTCTTCTTTTCATCAcctttctctcctctttccTTGCCATTTGTGAGACTGGTCATCGATCCGGACACCATTTGGGCCAATCAAGACACGTTTCCATGCAATTACCGCCATCCAGTCAGCACTAACAGCCTGAACGCGAAGCTCAATAACCCTTTACCAGCCCGTGCACCAATTTGCCTGTGCTTGTGATAGCGCACTAACTCCTAGCAATGTGAGTCTAAGGCTAAACACAGTAGCCCCTGTTgactcctcttcctcacttcttcctcttgcttTCACGCTCTTCAATCCCTGAAACTGCAATCATCATAGTgacttcttcatcatggcgtcTCCTAAGCCAGCTAGAGACTATGTCTACTTGCTCGTCGTGCTCTTGCACTTGAGTGCGATGCTTGGTGAGTGCCCAACGCCTCAACAAGTTCGTGAAACTGACAACAATGTCCAGGCGTTGATTTTGTCCCATTCTACCCCCAGTCTCTCTGCCAACCCCCAGGCTCACCTCTTCACTTTCTCGTTGCCTATCGCCAGTGGTACATTACCACCATGTCTGACCCGTACTACCATATTGAGACTCCTGGACACTTCTTCGATTTCCTTGTCTATGTCGAGCTGCTGGTGCAGTTCCCCATTGCTTTGTATCTCACTCGAGCACTGCTGTCGAAACAGCGTCTCTCTGGTCCTGGTGAGCTTGCAGCCAGTGTCTACGGTATAGTCACCGGTCTCTGCACAGCCATTGTGTGTCACAACATGTATCACCTAGGTCCTGAGGTCATCAGTCATGAGGCCAAGCAGACTCTATTGTATGCGGCATACCTACCATATGCCGTGCTGCGTTAGTACTCCTAAATTCTCCTCGTTTGACATATTTTAATCCTATTCATAGCTCTTACAATGGCCTTGGACATGCATTGTCGCCTTCTGGCTCGGCTTCGGACTTCATCTCAGCTCAAGCAAGATTAAATTCGAGAGGCTTTTTCGAGGCAGGCGACCAGCAAGAAGGGACTGGTGAATAGTCGAGAACGGATGAGTTCCGTGCGCGTGGGAAACTTCAAGGAGGGGAGTAGAGCGAATCAGAACGTCCGATAGACGGTTTTGGGTGTTCATGGCAGTGCGTTTACCAGCGATTTCAATTAAGAAGTTACTACGAGTTGAAATCCACTCATCCACATGTCAACATTTCACCCTCTCCTTCTGAAAAAAACTGTCCCTCTTCCCTTCCCATTTTTCTCCTTCAAAGCTCTCAGTCACAAGTACAAGAACTGTCTGCGCAAGTAACTAGTCAGGCCATGCTTGATAGGGAGGCGTAACGTACTTGTCAGAACTACGCTGTGCTACATCAGTTGAGACTTCGAACCTGGCACGACCCGTCCGAGGGGGCGCTGGCttatcatcctcatcgtcactgTCGTCCATAGCGCGAGGTAGTGCCAACAGGCCCTCAATTCCAAAGATTCTCTTGACCTGCTTGACACTTGGCAGAGTGATAGTATGGCCGGTGGCGTTGAGCAGCTGCCTTCCATACATGGCGTCGCCCGTCGGCATTTGGACGTCGTTGTCCACTGCCGCCTCATGAGAGTTGAGAATCTTGAAGAAAGCGCCAGGGCTCAGGAAATTTGTCAGGACCTTCCTCTCCTTAAGCGTGTTCAGATCGTTGATGTCATCTTCGCCTTTCCCATAGCTGTCCACCTTCTTGTAAAGCTTGATAGACTTTTCAGTCATACGGTCGATCATGACGACAGAAGATATTTGAAAGAGGGTGCCCCGCCCCTCAATGTTGAGCGTTGCAGGCCTTCCAGAGCTATTGCAGGCATTTCCTCCAATATTCTGGGCTTCCTGGATGGCAGCCAGTTCAGTCGGTTGAATGGCCGTCCCCAGGAGGAAGATGTTTGAGACGGGGAAAGCTTGTGATGGATCCTTCTGGTACAGTTCCTGGAGACGAGTGTACTGCCTCATTACCCTCTTGTAGGTGAAGGCTGTAGAGTTTAAGGAGTTTAGCTGCTGGCTGGCATTGACCATGGCTGATCCGTACAGCTTCTCAAGGCTGTCCACGGTGAGCTCTCGCTGGTGCCAGCCGTGCCCAAAGGCAAGCATCTTCTCCCGGCAGTAGTTGAGAAGCTTAGCGTGTTTTTTGACATCACTCTGATCATCGCTAATGTTTCTGCGCTTATGAATCCAGTCCTGGATCCCCAGCTTGTCCTGGAAAGACTGCGTGCATCGCACCATCCCGAGAGCCTCCTGCCAGCTCTGGGTCTTCCACAAGTTCATTAGGTCCTTAAGATGTCGGCGGTCGATCTCGGAAAGATTCTTGCTCTTCCTGTTCGGGTAGCTCGTGAAGTAAAACGTCATGTCACAGTCCTTGGCCTGCGCCACGATCAACAAGACAGTGGCCACCAACAAGATTGCACATCGAGTCTCGGAAGACAGCGAGTGGCTAGAGTCAATGAAGATATTAAAATGACGGTCGCCCAAGACGTTGAAGGCACCCTTGATTCCATGCTTGGAGAAGTTCTCAGCGTCCAGAATGGTTCGCAGGATGTAGTCGGCCGATGCCTCAGGGTGATAATCAGGCAGCTCTGCATCCTCGACCACTTGTGTAAGCTTAAAGTTGGGTTGATTCTTGGCAGGTTGCTGGTAGCCCTGAGTGTCTTGGACAGTTTGTTGAGGGGAATGCCGATGCAAGATTGCGTTTGCCTGGGGAAGAGGGCCGGTCAACATCACTGGCCGGTTTCCAACCAGATGGTGGCCGGCCTCTTTGCTTTGGACGCAGCCCATCCTGAAGTACCTAAATATGAACGCAATTCATTTGTTTGAGGTGTGCCAGGGTTGTGTGGAACGGGTTGATAGGTGAGCTTGTCTGTAAGCGGAAAAGGGAATGACAGAAAAGACATCAAGAGCAAATCATGGGCACTAGGCAGAGGTTTTTATCTTTGATTTCGTACATTTGACGAAGGCACATGAGCTCTTCTTGTGACGTACCTCGAAAGGGCTGTCTGGGTTAAGGTTATCGCTGTGCATAGCATCGGGCCGTCTCTGAATGCCCGTAAATACAAGCTCTGTGCCCTATCACAATCATGTCGCTCTATGATATAAGCCAATACCATCAATCCCTCAAAAAGATGACGATAAAATGAAACACCTTGGAATACAGTCCTGTATCGGCTCTTGGACACCAAGAACGGGCAAAGATCTCTAAGGGCGTCAGATATTTTGCAACCTCGCAGTTGTGAAGATACTTTCTACTGTCACGTAATGTGGCGGCACAACTGCAGCATTCATGCACCGCGATCAATCTCTCCAACAAGGCAAAAGACCCGAGTACTTGCGCGTGACCTGCTGCATGGTGAACAAAGAAGAAATGTAATTTCTGCCTTATCAATCAGGGCACGTGTCTTCTCGTAGAGTTGGAGAGTCAGATACAAGAGCAAAGACACGGCTCAACGTTCTCTCGTCGTGCCTTGATATCGACTCATTCTATTCACATGATCCCACTCACTGATCATTCACGCTTTCGCCGTCAGCCAACTTCCAGCCTTGATTCTCAGCCCGGTGCAATGCTTTGCCAAGATGCTGTTGGAAAGTGATCGGACAGGTTCGTCCAGAATGACGTGGTCATTGGATCTCTCGCGGCACGGGCGTCTTTCAGCGCAACCACCAATTTGCTAATTTCTAGTTCATGTTATCAAGAAGTGAGGCAAGGGATTGTTCTAAAGCACCTAGTCTTGACCAAGATGCAGGCAGACTGGAGATGGTGCGCGTGTCATTTGTAGCTTTGTTGGCTTCGCGTCACGCGTGCGTCTCGCGTTTACTGTGGAGCCAAGTTCTGGTGGAGGGAGTCGAGCACGTGAACTACCCACATCCTCTCTCCACGTGATCTGGCGATGACTTTTCAAAGTGACAATGACGTCATGACTACCCTAGACTGGAATGGAAATTCATTACGGTTATATGTTGCCAGCTCGGAGAACGTGGCCTCGGGCTACTAGGTGTTTTTCTACTTGTAGACACAGTGAATGAGCTTCGAATTTTCCAAGCGAGCAGTTGCTCATCGCCAATTCCTTCAATCGGTGTAAACGTGTCAGCTATACGAAAGAAATTGCACATGTTGCAATTTCGCAACTCACACGACATGTTCCTTCACCACAACTCGTCGGCTCGCCAATATCCCTTGCGAAAGCTGTTTCAACAATCTATCTCTGAGGTGAGATTTTAGTTCGGATGATTATCCGTGTCCGGCTTATCCGTTGTCAAACCTGTTTTTTTGATTGGCTTGTGAAGCATCGCGGATGACGCCTACCACGTCGTCCTGGAAGAACTAGCCAATCCAAAACTGGGGATTCCGAGCTGCTCAATGAGGGGACGGGCGCGCGCGCTCTTGAGACATCCTACGTAAGCTTCTCGAGGGGCTTTGCTGAGTCCGAGAGCTGATCTTCTGCTGAGAACATAATAAGAGAGTGGTATCGCGCTGGCCTGAACATCCACGATAAATCTCTTTAACCATACCCAAGCTTGCATTTGTACATTTGCACACAAACCCGATTGTGGTAGGAAATAATGGAGAAAACTACAGTGGCTGTCATTGGCGCTGGCAAGTATTTTCAACTAGGTATTAATCAGCCCGCTCATACTATAGCAGGCCCTACAGGAATCTCCATGCTCAAGCAGCTACTTGAGGATGGATTCGATGTTACACTATTTGAGAGACGAGACAAAGTTGGAGGGCTTTGGGCTTATGATGCAGATCATGGATGGACAACGGCTCTGAAAGGTGATAGCCATTTCTCACCATCTGCCGCGAAGTCTGTTGACGGAAATGCGAAATAAGAGACTCGTGCGAATATCAGCAAGTATACTTGTGGATTCACCGACTTTCCGATGCCAGACAGTGCGTTCTTTACTCGAAGTCTCGCTGGCATGCAACTGACTATTCCATAGAATATCCTCCTCACCTCAGTCGAGGACAGTTCCAGGAGTTCATGCAAGACTATGTTGATCACTTCGACCTGGCTCGATACATCGTATTCAACACCAGCGTTAAGCTCGTTCAGCGCAATGAGGATGATACAAAGTGGACCCTTCAGCTTGAGAGAGTAGAAACCGGAGAGACCGAAACACGAGACTTTGACAAGATCGTCTTTTGCCATGGATATCAGACAGAGAAGAAAATGCCACATTTTCCAGGGCAAGAGACGTATGAGGGAGAAATAGTGCATTCACAGCAATATCGAAGGTCAGTGAACTCAAACCTCAGAGACTGGTTCCGGGACCTTATGTTGGGACATCAACGGCTGTGAGCTCAGATACGATGACAGGATCATTGCTAATAGCCAACAGCCCTGAGGCTTACCAAGACAAGTCTGTGGTactccttggtctcgcaACCACCACGGGCGAGATTGCCCCTCAACTCATCAGCACTGCTCGAAAGGTGTACGTCTCTCACCGAAGCGGCCAGATTGTCGTGAAGCGGTACCGCAACGGACGACCAACAGATCTCATCATCTCATGGAGACGCCGCAACATCAGCCAATGGATTGCCCGCAACTTGCCAGCTCTTCACAGAAATATGGCAAACTGGGCAGCTTCATTGCTCGCCTCGCGGACTGCTGGCTTCAAGATAGACCCAGAATGGCGTCTAAAGCCATTTCCCAGCATCACTCTGCGGTTGCCTGGTCTGATCGAGGACTGTCTTCCTCACCTACAAGATGGAAGCTTGACGAGTTTGCATGGTATCAAGCGATTTATTGGTGGAAAGTCGATCGAATTTGATGATGGTACAGTGTTGGATGATGTTGACAGCGTTATCTTCACAACAGGCTATCGTGCCGACTTTTCCCTGTCACCATTCATTGAAACCAGCACCCCTAAAGCCCATAATTATGGAGGCCCTCCGATTCACCGGTTATACATGAACGTCTTTCCGCCCAAGTTTGCCGATAACTGCGCAATGCTGTGCTACTCGGCATTTGGGAAGAACAACGGCTTCTCATTCAGCGACGTCATGAGTATGGCCATCTCAAACGTCTGGCGGGGCGTGAGCGACTTGCCTTCATACGAGGAGATGGAACAATGGGTAGACACACATCAAGACTGGGTTGCAAAGAATTGGTCAATTGAGCCCCGATTGGACGTCAGCATGGTGAAACAGTACGAATTTCAGCCCTGGATGCACAAACAAGCCGGAACAGGCATGGAGAATCTGGGCTGGGGCTGGGCGGGATGGAAGTTTTGGTGAAAGGATAGAGAGATGTACAACTTGATGAACCACGGCGTTGAGACAGCGCACATGTTTCGGTATTTTGAGAcagggaagaggaagacctGGGAGGGGGCGAGGGATGAGATTATTCATCAGAACAAGATGGTTCAGGAGACGTTTGCAAACTCGAAGAAGATTAGGGAGGACTAGTGCTGGTGTGAGATGCTGGTTATACGTGAGATTGGGACAAATGTTTCATGTAGTGTATGGGAGCTTACCAACTGTTGAAGAGACATCATCGTTTGAGCTGAAGCATGTCTATTCATCTTTCGATCAGGACTCTGGGCTGTCATGCGTACATCAAACTGGGTCCAAGACATCCTGTAGATGCTCAGCTCTT comes from Fusarium falciforme chromosome 11, complete sequence and encodes:
- a CDS encoding Putative membrane protein, giving the protein MASPKPARDYVYLLVVLLHLSAMLGVDFVPFYPQSLCQPPGSPLHFLVAYRQWYITTMSDPYYHIETPGHFFDFLVYVELLVQFPIALYLTRALLSKQRLSGPGELAASVYGIVTGLCTAIVCHNMYHLGPEVISHEAKQTLLYAAYLPYAVLR
- a CDS encoding MFS domain-containing protein gives rise to the protein MSPYKWPLWWRLVILFNVSFYNLLGNAWSAGLSPIFGLIMREFNCSQSQASDLTTFSLLMLGISNLFALPLIALFGKRYTILASLILFIALNIWSGEASDYESLKVSRILGGLAGGLVEALGPTIVHETFRDHQLARAMAVYVGFLAAGSALGPIFAGIVAQHQGSWRWYLRILSIATSLNLLASILMLPETTHKPELINDTGSDSGTSNPKATSSIVENAPTTATTPEPSVSSRAEWISLSFTKKPMPLEWSRALPSFFEPLQMLIVPRVLVTVYVFGLTIGWTVIISILLGMTYAQPPLLWGSQSIGLLNVAPLLGLLIGLPFGGYLSDLLFIRSAKDGKGPSPASRLPVALLGMLISPSGCLVIGYGLKHPDTWIQVCVGWGMLAFGLTASANVLLAYAVNTIPSRAGDIGVLVNFMKNTVAFGVSYASLPWMNGVGPVKQFATMAALLWLGYLMVFPVWLHGKTLFKRSYTSSLA
- a CDS encoding Aldedh domain-containing protein; its protein translation is MPSVLPKDTDGRPFVACIIDGQPLAKSHRPYIPIFSSQKQETVHFSQSVDASTAVLAVESSWKAFQTYRKTPIDDRRRLLTKAAELFDNGISDAMHRQMTETSCNEDWAKINAGSMSVICQELAAALENLLDPAHDERSIVVREPIGPVLSIIPWNGALLLAVRAVATALAAGCTVILKASEMCPWTHQFVAETFLEAGFPKGSVNLIVSSRGTAAEITETIISHPHLRKIEFIGSPVVGRSIGTMAAKYLKPTIMELGDQSPLIVLEDADLSKAAQACAQGATLLHGQVCFSTERVIVVSSVKDKFYSLLAEAFDALPSAGFAVSNTFADKAYVAVQDALSRGARVVAGSSQRHGPASMASSILAGVPRGSILSSQEGFAPTAFVVEVENDKEAIAEANSREGGMSAAIFTSNRGRAIALAKELEFGMVQINDMTLAIKPSIKGPATCTKGSGWGCAGGKYGIKEFTHYKAITFGD